In Candidatus Jidaibacter acanthamoeba, the genomic stretch GTGGAATTAGAACTTTTAAACCTGCGATTCTATCAAATTCACGTGTATTCATAGTAATAATAGGATAACTATATGCCATCGCCGTAGCTCCGATAATTATATCATGTGCTCCTATAATTTCTCCTTTACTTTGAAGGCCTGCATATATCTCAGCATGGATTCGCGCTATTTCTAATGTAAAAGGAAGGGAT encodes the following:
- a CDS encoding PIN domain-containing protein, giving the protein GEVYISAITASELLIGVHRADSIARKNRRAAFVEYILSNISSLPFTLEIARIHAEIYAGLQSKGEIIGAHDIIIGATAMAYSYPIITMNTREFDRIAGLKVLIPQEKNSISGL